The Megalops cyprinoides isolate fMegCyp1 chromosome 25, fMegCyp1.pri, whole genome shotgun sequence nucleotide sequence AGGACGTTTTCCACTTGGATGGAACGTCCTGGACCAGCTGGTTTTCTGGTAAGTGGTACGCCTTTTGCAGCTCCACCAGCTTCTCCTTCGCTTTTGCGGAGCGGTGGACGCGTTCGCAGATCTTTCGGGCAATGCTCAGAAGGTTTTGAACCATCCTTTGGCTCTTTATGGCTTCGCTAACGATGAGGTCAATGGTGTGTCCAAAACACTGTACGGCGGCATGGTCATTATCCTCCACTGTGTTTGCAATGCTCTCATTATCGGTTACGGTGAACCCAATTTTTAGCCCTGAAGAGTTGATCCAAGTGTCCCAGAGATACTCGAGCTGCTTCTGAATATTTAGAATGTTGTAGTCACAGTCAATGGGAGAGATGCTTAGGAGGGCGGAACAGTGAAAATCCTGACCTTGGGGCCGCACACACGACTCGTAAGTCACCCAGTGAGCCGTCAGGGTCAGGTACTCTCGAGTCTGGCTGCTGACCCAGACGCTTGTTGTGAAATGGACAATGCCCCCTTCAGCTTCTTTCAGGTGCGTGACGACAACCTCCTTCACCCTCTCGTACATTTCTGGTATGGCAGTGCTTGTGAAGTAGGAAGACGAGGGGAGCGAGTATTGTGGTTGCAGGTATTCCAGCAAACGGTTGAGACCGACATTTTCTACCAGAGTTGAGGGCTGGAGGTCCAGTGCAAGCATTTCTGCGACAAGTTTGGTGATTTTTTTGGCGACTGGGTGGTACTCATCGAATCTTTCCCTGTTTTCTTCATAGGAAGAAGTGTCCATGAGTTCTTGTTTTACTTGAATATCAGCAGAGGACACAACACCTGAGATGCTGCTGTTATTTTCAAGAACGTGTCCATGAAATCTCTGCATGTGCCTGAATAAGCAACTGGTGCCAAGGTTTGTGGTCTTTTTGCCCCTGCTTATAGTGCGGCTACAGTGCAAACAAACCACCTTTGTGGGATCTGCAGTACAAATAGAAAAATGGTTCCACAATTTTGAAGTCTTCTTGCTAAAAACGGGCAGAGTGTGTGGTTTCTTCTCACCAACAGGGCTGTCCGCTGCATTGGCCGACAGAGCTTCTGCCGCAGCGAGGGTGGCGTAGGGCGACCGAGGCGAGGCGGCTTTATCATATGTGCTTTTCTGGCCTTTGAGGACATCGGGATGCCGTCTCATGAGATGTCTCATCAGACAACTGGTTCCAAAGTCTCCTCGTTTGCCTCGGCTGATGACACAAGGGCAGTAACGGCACAGCGCTTTGAGCTGGTCGACTGGAGAGACGATGAAATGGTGCCAGACTTCTGACTTCACCCGTTTCATGATCTTCTTGTTTTGCTGGAAAACCGAGCTCAGGCCTTGGAGCAGGCTCGGGCCTTCGGAGAGGTTGTCCGGTGAGGTCAGAGACGGATCTTGGTCACCTTTCGGTCCCAGCGACATGTCAAGCGAGGATTCCTGTCCCGACTGATATGGACCATCGTTAGAGTCCTCCCTTATGTCCATGCTCTCACTGAAATTCTGGGGCACCTCATCAGATGTTGTTTCGGGGGATGAGGAAATAGAGAGGGGCTCCTTTTTCAACTCTCCAGCATCCTGCAGCTGGACCCGAGACAGAAGAGTGGGAGGGTTAGTGTATGGCGGTGGGATGCTGGAGCCCTGTCCATTCTCCTCTATGACGATGTCTCGATGGGCTCGCCACATGTGACGAATCAGACAGCTGGTTCCCAGATCTTTCCCGTTTTTCCCCCGACTGAATTCATTCATGCAGTGTATGCACACGGCCTTGGAGCTGTCCGCTGGCGACAGGTAGAAGTGTTTCCACACAGCCGATCTCCTCCGGGAGTTGGAGCTTTTTGGAGTTGCGAGGATGCGCTCGGACACCCCGTCCACAGTGTCTTCGTTATGGTTGCTGCTGGAATGCGGCGATGAAGCCATGCAGTTTTCGTTTTTGGCACTCTTTTCTAATTTTGGTGTAACCAGGAACACTTCTTTGGATGGTATCTCTGGACCGTCTGAAGAGGAGGCAGATGTtgaagtgtttttctgtgaaccGGGCACTGTATTAGCTGCCAATTCCCCGTTATTTGGTGAGTTTGTGGGAGGTATTAAGGGTGAGGCAACAGAGCTGGTCAAAGTCCTGGGGGGAGCGTCACTGTCCTGCAGGAGCACAGTGGGGTGAGCCCTTCGCACGTGCCTCATCAGACAACTAGTGCTGAGGTCTTTCTCATTCTTCCCCCGGCTGAACTCcttcatacagtacatgcagatTGCTTTGGTGCTATCTCGTGGCGATATGAAAAAATGGTTCCAAGCAGGAGACTTCTTTCGCGCATTTACAGGATTCCTCATTGATGACAATAGACTTTGTGTCACAGCGTCCATCGCAACATCATAAAGCGTACTAGTGTAACCACTAAGTATATTACCATAATCGTCACTAAACCTAGCTGCAAAGGGGCCTACTGAATTGTCGAAGGTGGAATTTTCATCGTCTTGGATGCCTTCATCCATGGCATTtggttcctcttcctctttgatatgtgcatttttttcagtttctcgTGGTTCGTTTGTCTTTTCGACTTGTGATAAAGGGGTCTCATCTGAAATGtctggagaggagggaggatCCCCTTTGTCGCATATCTCTTCAGGAGATGACTGTTCGCCCCCTGGCAGCGGATCTGATGGCGGCGTGTCATCAGGAGGAGACAGGCCTTCTGATGTCCCCTCAGGGGAAGGGGACACTGAGGAGGGGTCTTGAGCCAGTGTCCCTGAGGAACAGGAAGCAGGCTTCATCTCTACAGCCTCATGAGGGCTAAGGCGGTATGACTTAAACACGTAACCATCTTGCCCCTCGATTTTCAGACACGTTCCCTTGGCTTCGCGTCTTTTGTCGCTCACTGTGCAGTCATTGTGCTCTGGGCCCGCATCATCACTGCTGTGAGACAGGCCTTCCACGCTATCCATTTTAGCGGACTTAAAATCTGCCCGTGGAACAAACGATGTTCTTTCTTTACAACCAGCCTGTCAGGTGGTTGAGAGTcatgggtgggagggggggcgggaCAGGACGGGGGTCTTTGCTTTCaacttaattgttttttttttcggtccCCACCAGTGTTTGGTTATTCAGTGTGCTAATGTCCAGGTCTGGAAAGACCAGTCTTGTTTAAGTTCTCCATTTGAATGTAAACGATAAAGGAATCCCTGAGAGGTCCAGTTCTTGTTGTAAAATCTGGAgatttggagagagagagaagagagagagatattttGTGTATGGTTTACCTATGacataatttaaaacagaacacataACCCACAACTGGCAAGTAACTGTCACAGTTGTGCCAAGATTTCCTGCTTCTACAGATGTTATTTGAGTGACCCCTGCAACAATGTTTCTCTGAGTGCAGAGGGACCACAGGTGAAGTTTCATTTTGTCTAAGCTAACTTAACACCGACgttttatttctgtataaaGAACATATTACCAATCTTATCTGTGAATCACATCTCTGTATTTAACTAGTCTAAACTTGAGGCAGTGGAAACTTTCCATACTCTTTGTTCTATAAAACTTAGGTAAAGTACACAAACTCTAATGTTGCAGCACAGCCCTATCACTAAtgtcaataaaataatgttatacAAATCATATTGTTAAATATCCCAGCATTAGCTAATATTCAAAGCTACTGCAGGTACTTCAGGTGTGGAAATTACCTGCATATcactaaaatatttaataaaacacatttacaatttaaatagTTACGTATCTTACCAGATAACTTACAGAATCTTTCAATGTAAGATAACACCTCACAAGACAGCTACTTAACTGAGGCATGCCAGCATACTATTACATATCCAATAATTGCACAAGAGAGGGGAGACAATAAGCATTAACCCCATATGAGCCTTGTCTGTCAAAGTCTTATGTTAATCTTAACATAAGGAAAAATTTTATTCAAAACCAGCGCATAGAGGCTCTCTCCTCGGTTTACACAGCGCCCCTCTGGTCAGACACATAAATTACAGTAGAACAAACCCGTAACAAATCAAACTGCAATTACACGTAAAAGCAAAATACGAATGGAATTACGGGATATAGGGCATTTTTAGACAATTTTCAGACTACGTGGTAAACAAAGGTCTAGGTGAGCCACCAAATCCTCTACAGAGAAAAACTATCTTGTAACTTTATTTGAACACAATTAACACTTCGTTCTTAACCAACGTTTCACAATTAACTTTAttctaaattattttgaatattcttTTTATGCCAAATACTACACATTGTTGTGTACAGGCTACTAACTTATGAATTAGATTCAATTAAATAAGGCTTCCCTTTGGACCCGGTTTTGAAATGACTGGCGGAATATATGCCAGATGTGACAATGCAAATCACACTTAACAAGAAGTGTGTCTGAACGAGAAGGGAAATGTACATCTGTACAGTCTGAGACAGGTGGTGCATACCGCTTATGTATCTGTACAAAGTCACACCATTAAAATCATCCTGTTAAATTAATTATTGGTCAAACCtgaaaatataatcaatgaGGACGTACGGACGATCAAAACGAACCATAATAATACTCAGCAACGTGAAAGACTGCTTCCGTCTCAAGCAGTTAGGCCTAATTCATGTTCTGAGCCAGGCTTTGTAACATGCAATATCTCTCGTGTTGAAAATAGATTGCTATAGTGCAGACAGTAGCAATACAGAAATATCGCTGCTAACAGAAACGACCTACAAGTTTACAGTCAATAAGTAATCAGTAGCACAGTTTCTGAATCAATTGTTCACCTACCTTGCACCGGCACCTATCGTTTAGTCACACAATACTGTAACACGCACGACTTGGTGTTTTTTCAAGGAATACTGTAAGTATCCGTTCGGATTTAACAAGCAACGGTGGGAAGgacaaaaagaacaaaccaAACCGTAGTGGTAGTGACGAGGCGGCTAGCCGTAGTAGAAGTTCAAAATGCATCTTACTTTAGGTAGAATAGATAGAGAATAGGTAATTAAGAAAACTCAAATGCGACTTAAGTATCAAGACAAAGTCAAGTAACGTTTGTCTATTTGTATACGCTTTCCTTCTCATTTCCGTACTGGGAACTGTTCAATGTTCTTCTTGCACAGACACTTAGCTACAGTCCGTATGTGGCTAACTAGCCATCACTAGCCGGAGCAAAGTTAGCTAGCACACTAGCGTGCTGGGTTGCAAGTGATCAGGATACATAGCCAACTAGCTACGCTTGGAACGCTAGATCGTACGCTATATCGTGTAGATGTCATTGTAGCCCTTGTAACGTCGCTAAAAACTACTTTGTTAATGATAATGACCGAAAAACGCATCGCTGTCAGGACCCATTTATACATGCTCACAAATAAACAGGAGGATATTAGCTAGCCAGCGAGCTAACTTTTCCGGGTTTATGCTGCTCATCGCATCAGACGGTTGTTCTGCCCAACTGTCCCGCAAGGTTTcgagctagctggctaattcTGTAACATCGTGTTGCCCACGCCTGACAGTTAGaatagatagctagctagcgagctagcttgctagtaaGAATTAACATGACATTCAATAAACGTTATTTCTCTACCTGTAAATTCTGTGTATTTAATGGACATTATGTACCATGCATGAAAATACATGAcgttaatattaataatcaaaATGTTTACCTCTCTGACCAGTTCTTCAAATTGCTTCCTGGGCTAGGTTGCTATTAACATTGTTAGCCGTCTAGCTAGCtatagcaagctagctagtaattAACAAATCACTTTAGCTAACAATGGAGGCCTACATAGCGAGCGAGCTACCTCCGTCACATGTCaatacaacacagacaaaaacaaacaggcaggatcaagccagctaacattagctaccgCGCtgacaagagagagaaagagagaaatctAAAGTACCAGCCAACTTCTGTTTGACATTTCCATCTTCCAAACGAGGCGAGGCAAACAGGGGTTACAGATAAGTCTCGCCGTGAAGTCCCTGCCATGGTAGGCCACACAGGAACTCGACCTGGCGAGGCAGAACCAGATCCTGGCAGCAGAACAGTGGAAGAACCAGCCAGAGAACCGGATCAGCCCAACCACCCCCCGCGTATACTAAGGGCAAGTGAACCCTCCCAAGTCAATTTCGCTAATATAATGTACATACCTGAAAGCCCTGAGGTCAACTTCAGTCGGTTTCGGTAACTAAAcggttaaataaaaaaatatatttaattgatCTGAAGGGGCAATTAGTTCGCCGCTTTGTCTCCTCTGCAGTTCGCTGGCTCGCCTTGGGCAGCAGGAGCTCCGCACGGCGTAGGACGGAAGGAGCG carries:
- the zbed4 gene encoding zinc finger BED domain-containing protein 4; this translates as MDSVEGLSHSSDDAGPEHNDCTVSDKRREAKGTCLKIEGQDGYVFKSYRLSPHEAVEMKPASCSSGTLAQDPSSVSPSPEGTSEGLSPPDDTPPSDPLPGGEQSSPEEICDKGDPPSSPDISDETPLSQVEKTNEPRETEKNAHIKEEEEPNAMDEGIQDDENSTFDNSVGPFAARFSDDYGNILSGYTSTLYDVAMDAVTQSLLSSMRNPVNARKKSPAWNHFFISPRDSTKAICMYCMKEFSRGKNEKDLSTSCLMRHVRRAHPTVLLQDSDAPPRTLTSSVASPLIPPTNSPNNGELAANTVPGSQKNTSTSASSSDGPEIPSKEVFLVTPKLEKSAKNENCMASSPHSSSNHNEDTVDGVSERILATPKSSNSRRRSAVWKHFYLSPADSSKAVCIHCMNEFSRGKNGKDLGTSCLIRHMWRAHRDIVIEENGQGSSIPPPYTNPPTLLSRVQLQDAGELKKEPLSISSSPETTSDEVPQNFSESMDIREDSNDGPYQSGQESSLDMSLGPKGDQDPSLTSPDNLSEGPSLLQGLSSVFQQNKKIMKRVKSEVWHHFIVSPVDQLKALCRYCPCVISRGKRGDFGTSCLMRHLMRRHPDVLKGQKSTYDKAASPRSPYATLAAAEALSANAADSPVGEKKPHTLPVFSKKTSKLWNHFSICTADPTKVVCLHCSRTISRGKKTTNLGTSCLFRHMQRFHGHVLENNSSISGVVSSADIQVKQELMDTSSYEENRERFDEYHPVAKKITKLVAEMLALDLQPSTLVENVGLNRLLEYLQPQYSLPSSSYFTSTAIPEMYERVKEVVVTHLKEAEGGIVHFTTSVWVSSQTREYLTLTAHWVTYESCVRPQGQDFHCSALLSISPIDCDYNILNIQKQLEYLWDTWINSSGLKIGFTVTDNESIANTVEDNDHAAVQCFGHTIDLIVSEAIKSQRMVQNLLSIARKICERVHRSAKAKEKLVELQKAYHLPENQLVQDVPSKWKTSFYMLERLVEQKKAIDEMSIECNFRELISCDQWEVMQSVCNALKPFEVACREMSNRTATLGQVIPLIHILNRKIDMLFDETMGIDNMLKSLKEAMVSRMSSTLHDSRYTWATMLDPRYKTSLFTVEEAEQCKQDLIRELEASLSTSAETKPSLSNGCSEVPSPSSSILSNKDNLWALMDDIRNKIKQEERPKSSELAVLEYLEEEILDQSCDPLDYWNLKKFLWPDLAKVAVRYVGCPPSIVPAETLFSTASLNCAQSQSRPLLENLEDLIFLKVNLPLIFFQY